A section of the Methanococcoides sp. LMO-2 genome encodes:
- the cobZ gene encoding alpha-ribazole phosphatase CobZ has product MKLSDIDSQDLKKDQPKELEGEITSDIIDILEEEGITVDMLVDTALELYAPHPGLETREIAEGRFRRELEIAVSDANLCLLIYSGILLEREGENGKLPNISRSSYEKDLTFIIADEVIGMSIAKYISGDKGMFEFVRFDKQKPGILSKLGPFMDDIIGGLIGGVSANMYTRGMADAAESEKKRKAKDVSDVIAA; this is encoded by the coding sequence ATGAAACTTTCAGATATAGACTCTCAGGACCTGAAGAAGGACCAGCCAAAAGAGCTGGAAGGTGAGATCACCTCCGATATCATCGATATACTGGAGGAGGAAGGTATAACCGTGGATATGCTTGTGGATACTGCTCTTGAGCTCTATGCTCCGCATCCCGGTCTGGAGACCAGGGAAATTGCAGAAGGGCGTTTCAGGAGGGAACTGGAAATAGCTGTATCTGATGCGAACCTGTGCCTTCTGATCTATTCCGGTATACTTCTGGAAAGGGAGGGTGAGAATGGCAAGCTTCCAAATATCAGCAGGAGCTCATACGAGAAAGACCTGACCTTCATAATCGCTGATGAGGTAATCGGAATGAGCATTGCCAAGTATATCAGTGGTGACAAGGGCATGTTCGAGTTTGTTCGTTTTGACAAACAGAAACCCGGTATTCTCTCAAAGCTAGGCCCGTTCATGGATGACATAATAGGTGGTCTTATCGGTGGTGTTTCAGCTAACATGTACACAAGGGGTATGGCAGATGCTGCTGAATCTGAGAAAAAACGTAAAGCTAAAGACGTAAGTGATGTGATAGCAGCATGA
- a CDS encoding DUF5591 domain-containing protein, whose product MTTIIPENERSNEPLDTERLIYHPDMKRANEWVLTEYQPPVNDFCIFVPCAMRKPYHTSPSHKMYDRIIFGILEPEDAHVVVFGTCGITPREIDTEYPFTDYKFMMGKCNVAKIKRDFIKMESERLAKYLEKTRDNYKHRIAYCIGDFRTAMEKAVEISGIDVTIVPDRKTMEEIANPNKRFKYGSLSQRQYLQDFSDAITNILNVPQRTVGVHEDHSTNDMDWYLL is encoded by the coding sequence TTGACAACAATAATTCCTGAAAATGAACGTTCAAATGAGCCGCTGGACACAGAACGCCTGATATACCACCCCGATATGAAACGTGCCAATGAGTGGGTGCTGACCGAGTATCAACCACCTGTAAATGACTTTTGCATTTTTGTGCCCTGTGCCATGAGGAAACCATATCATACCAGCCCCTCACACAAGATGTATGACCGCATTATCTTCGGCATACTTGAACCGGAGGACGCTCACGTAGTGGTATTTGGTACCTGCGGGATCACGCCGCGTGAAATAGATACTGAGTATCCGTTCACGGACTACAAGTTCATGATGGGAAAATGCAATGTAGCTAAGATAAAACGCGATTTTATCAAGATGGAAAGCGAAAGGCTTGCTAAATACCTTGAGAAAACACGCGACAATTACAAACATCGCATCGCATATTGCATTGGTGATTTCAGGACAGCCATGGAAAAGGCAGTTGAGATATCAGGCATCGATGTTACCATCGTCCCCGACAGGAAGACAATGGAAGAGATCGCAAACCCGAACAAGCGCTTTAAATATGGAAGCCTCAGCCAGCGACAGTACCTTCAGGACTTTTCAGATGCCATAACCAATATTCTTAACGTCCCGCAGCGTACAGTGGGAGTCCATGAAGACCACTCCACCAATGACATGGACTGGTACCTTTTGTAA
- a CDS encoding helix-turn-helix domain-containing protein: MTATIREMLRANCECEDVAKCVLGLKALDMDAYKCLLSNGPMTAENLGEHLNRERSTAYRSLQNLISCGLVYRETKTIDIGGYFYEYVAIDPVRVKEMLKNSIEEWYTKVTGLVENIDKELLGE, encoded by the coding sequence ATGACAGCGACAATCCGTGAAATGCTAAGGGCAAACTGTGAATGCGAAGATGTGGCAAAGTGTGTACTTGGCCTGAAGGCTCTGGATATGGATGCATACAAGTGCTTGCTTTCCAACGGGCCCATGACTGCCGAAAACCTCGGAGAGCATCTTAACAGGGAACGCAGTACTGCATACCGTTCATTACAGAACCTTATCTCATGCGGCCTCGTCTATCGTGAGACCAAGACCATCGATATTGGTGGATACTTCTATGAGTATGTTGCCATTGATCCTGTAAGGGTCAAGGAAATGCTTAAAAACAGCATAGAAGAGTGGTACACAAAGGTCACAGGTCTTGTTGAGAATATTGACAAAGAGCTCCTTGGTGAGTAA
- the cobS gene encoding adenosylcobinamide-GDP ribazoletransferase, translated as MNNFFLALKTSFGFLSTIPVGITMEGLDELVKRSYLQTFAGVVLGLMIGAFAFITETVLPDQISAVLIMAFIYYLTGLNHLDGLADFGDGATAHGSLEKKIKALKDVALGIGGVGYAVLTLLALYASISALQAEAMFFSDNAAFILAVSLLVAEIGAKQAMLTIAAFGKPIHEGLGSMVINSTTFPRYVVSFLLGAVASVLAFGSIGAIGYIASIVTAFVILNVSNRHFKGVNGDCVGTSNEIARVIVLIVITLVIIASNNGYGGLVWTLL; from the coding sequence ATGAACAACTTTTTCCTTGCCCTTAAGACAAGTTTTGGCTTTCTTTCCACAATTCCTGTGGGAATCACCATGGAAGGCCTGGATGAGCTGGTAAAGCGTAGCTATCTGCAGACATTCGCAGGTGTGGTCCTCGGTCTTATGATCGGAGCCTTCGCATTTATCACTGAGACAGTGCTACCGGACCAGATCAGTGCGGTCCTTATCATGGCCTTCATTTACTACCTGACCGGTCTGAACCATCTTGACGGCCTGGCCGATTTCGGTGATGGTGCCACAGCACACGGTTCTCTGGAAAAGAAGATCAAAGCGCTTAAGGATGTGGCCCTTGGTATCGGTGGTGTGGGTTATGCAGTTCTTACACTGCTTGCACTCTATGCATCCATTTCTGCACTTCAGGCTGAAGCTATGTTCTTCTCCGACAATGCTGCTTTCATACTTGCAGTTTCACTGCTTGTAGCAGAGATCGGTGCCAAACAGGCAATGCTTACAATTGCTGCATTCGGTAAACCGATACATGAAGGACTTGGTTCCATGGTGATTAACAGCACTACCTTCCCAAGGTATGTGGTATCTTTCCTACTTGGTGCTGTAGCAAGTGTGCTGGCTTTCGGTTCTATCGGTGCTATCGGATACATAGCTTCTATTGTTACTGCATTTGTTATTCTGAATGTTTCAAATCGCCATTTCAAAGGTGTGAATGGGGATTGTGTTGGAACTTCCAATGAAATAGCACGTGTGATCGTGCTGATCGTAATTACTCTTGTGATAATCGCTTCCAATAACGGCTATGGAGGACTTGTTTGGACGCTGTTATAA
- a CDS encoding 30S ribosomal protein S8e, producing MQFQGRSKRKYTGAKIKSSRGKRKYELGREPAETHVADTKRKNIATRGGNRKVRLLQANIANVTNPSDGKTVISAIETVVDNTANEHYVRRNTITKGAVIKTAIGNAVVTSRPGQDGVVNAVLIE from the coding sequence ATGCAATTTCAGGGAAGATCTAAAAGGAAATACACAGGAGCAAAGATCAAATCATCACGTGGTAAGAGGAAATATGAACTTGGACGTGAGCCTGCAGAAACACACGTTGCTGACACAAAGAGGAAGAACATCGCAACACGTGGCGGAAACAGGAAAGTAAGGCTCCTTCAGGCAAACATTGCAAACGTCACAAACCCATCCGATGGCAAGACAGTCATCTCAGCTATCGAGACAGTTGTTGACAACACCGCAAACGAGCACTACGTCAGGCGTAACACCATCACAAAAGGTGCAGTTATCAAGACCGCAATCGGCAATGCTGTCGTCACAAGCCGTCCTGGACAGGATGGCGTGGTCAACGCTGTACTGATCGAGTAA
- a CDS encoding aminotransferase class I/II-fold pyridoxal phosphate-dependent enzyme, producing MRTQCNPSRFISNSMQKVPPSGIRKFFDMASGSEDVISLGVGEPDYVTPWHIREACIHSIEHGETSYTSNYGLIELREEISRSYVKRHGVYYNPEEEILVTTGVSEALDLAIRAITNPGDEIIVVQPSYVAYVPSVIFAGGVPVTIGARGENDFKITAAEIEAAITDKTKAVIINYPNNPTGATIGKDELEAIADVIVEHDIMMISDDVYERLTYEGTHTCFSALEGMRDRTIMLNGFSKAYSMTGFRMAYAMAAPEIINSMMLIHQYSMLCAPITAQVGAIEALRNGEEEVGKMVREYDRRRKLIVGGLNDLGLDCFNPRGAFYAFPSIKSTGLTADEFAERLLHEQNVVTIPGDIFGDTGAGHLRCAYAASREDIKEALDRISTFVDGL from the coding sequence TTGAGAACACAATGCAACCCCTCCCGGTTTATATCGAACAGTATGCAAAAAGTACCGCCATCAGGTATCCGAAAGTTCTTTGACATGGCGTCAGGAAGTGAGGATGTCATCTCCCTTGGAGTTGGAGAACCTGATTATGTTACACCATGGCATATCCGTGAGGCGTGCATACATTCCATTGAACACGGAGAGACCTCATACACATCCAACTATGGGCTCATAGAACTTCGTGAAGAGATCTCAAGATCATATGTGAAGAGACACGGAGTTTATTACAACCCGGAAGAGGAGATCCTTGTCACAACCGGAGTTAGTGAAGCACTCGACCTTGCAATAAGGGCCATCACCAATCCCGGCGATGAGATCATCGTGGTCCAGCCATCATATGTTGCCTATGTACCATCCGTAATATTTGCAGGCGGAGTTCCCGTGACTATCGGTGCAAGAGGAGAGAATGACTTCAAGATCACAGCAGCAGAGATCGAAGCGGCCATTACTGACAAGACAAAAGCAGTGATCATAAACTATCCAAATAATCCCACCGGTGCCACAATAGGAAAGGACGAGCTGGAAGCCATTGCAGACGTCATCGTCGAACACGATATAATGATGATATCAGACGATGTCTATGAGAGGCTTACCTATGAAGGTACACACACATGTTTTTCAGCCCTGGAAGGAATGCGTGACCGGACCATTATGCTGAATGGATTCTCAAAGGCATACTCAATGACCGGATTCAGGATGGCATATGCAATGGCAGCACCCGAGATAATCAATTCAATGATGCTGATCCACCAGTATTCAATGCTCTGTGCTCCAATAACCGCCCAGGTTGGTGCTATCGAAGCACTTCGCAACGGTGAGGAAGAGGTCGGGAAAATGGTACGTGAATACGACCGTCGCAGGAAGCTCATTGTAGGCGGGTTGAACGACCTGGGACTGGACTGCTTCAACCCAAGAGGAGCATTCTATGCATTCCCATCCATCAAGAGCACAGGACTTACAGCTGACGAATTTGCAGAAAGGTTGCTCCACGAGCAGAACGTCGTCACCATTCCTGGAGATATCTTTGGCGATACAGGAGCAGGACACCTCCGCTGTGCTTACGCAGCATCAAGGGAAGACATCAAGGAAGCTCTTGACAGGATCAGTACATTTGTAGATGGATTATGA
- the rnz gene encoding ribonuclease Z: MLLVTFLGTGGSLPTKNRNPSAIMVNRDGELIMFDCGEGAQQQMMRAKTGMMNLSSIFITHFHADHILGIPGLVQTMSFQGRTEPLTIYGPEWVEEFVKLLSALGYYKLKFEIRAARMERGDVVRMDGYSVVALQTQHNVRSIGYALVEDPRPGRFDRKKAMELGVPVGPLFSKLHKGEDVEVDGRTIRSEDVVGEPRPGRTIIYTGDTRPCKDVLEASENADLLIHDGTLADEKLEWAKEAMHSTAGEAAALAKEAGVKQLVLTHISSRYSDDVTPLMNDAKAIFEGVIIAEDLMSIEVPLRDE; encoded by the coding sequence ATGCTTCTTGTAACATTTTTAGGGACCGGCGGGTCTTTGCCTACAAAGAACCGCAATCCATCAGCCATCATGGTAAACAGGGACGGCGAACTTATCATGTTCGACTGCGGCGAAGGTGCCCAGCAGCAGATGATGAGAGCAAAGACCGGCATGATGAACCTCTCTTCGATATTCATCACTCACTTCCACGCAGACCATATCCTGGGGATACCGGGGCTTGTACAGACAATGTCCTTCCAGGGCAGGACCGAACCTCTCACCATATATGGTCCTGAGTGGGTGGAAGAGTTCGTAAAGTTGCTATCAGCTCTGGGTTACTACAAGCTGAAGTTCGAAATAAGGGCTGCCAGGATGGAGCGCGGGGATGTTGTAAGGATGGACGGCTATTCCGTTGTTGCCCTGCAGACACAGCATAATGTACGCAGTATAGGTTATGCGCTGGTGGAGGATCCGCGCCCGGGAAGGTTCGACCGCAAAAAAGCTATGGAACTTGGAGTTCCTGTGGGTCCTTTATTCTCAAAGCTTCACAAAGGCGAGGATGTGGAAGTTGATGGCAGGACCATAAGGTCAGAGGACGTGGTGGGTGAACCACGGCCCGGAAGGACCATCATCTACACCGGTGATACAAGGCCCTGCAAGGATGTCCTGGAAGCAAGCGAGAACGCTGACCTTCTGATACATGACGGCACACTTGCAGACGAAAAGCTGGAATGGGCAAAAGAAGCAATGCACTCCACAGCAGGTGAGGCTGCAGCACTGGCAAAGGAGGCCGGTGTAAAACAGCTGGTGCTCACGCATATAAGTTCAAGGTATTCGGATGACGTAACTCCTCTTATGAACGATGCAAAAGCAATATTCGAGGGTGTGATCATCGCAGAAGACCTGATGTCCATCGAGGTTCCCCTTAGGGATGAATAA
- a CDS encoding cobalamin biosynthesis protein, producing the protein MIELFLADTDHLISVLLLATAFDLLIGEPPTALHPVVWIGNLIAFFKRSAPATHRKLYGVLFALVVILFAASIAGAVLFIANLPFLPGFVVLLIEAYFLKSTFAIRRLIEAGMEVNAELVKGDLPSARQKLSMYVSRDTSQLSEGQVSSSVIETCSENFVDGILSPLFYYAILGPYGLIGAYIFKAVSTLDSMVGYMDEKHRDLGYFSAKTDDVLNWIPARICVVYITIGSVLAGMISKGKKLDHGGAIKCATSDCRSCSSPNSGYPMASVAGVLGVRLEKPNTYVIGKDFSLPVAEDIKQASVVIAAASMLAVFSFAVLIYIISAIINYI; encoded by the coding sequence ATGATCGAACTGTTTCTGGCAGACACCGATCACCTGATCTCTGTGCTTCTGCTTGCTACCGCATTTGACCTGTTGATAGGGGAACCGCCAACAGCTCTGCATCCGGTAGTTTGGATAGGCAATCTAATAGCTTTCTTCAAAAGATCAGCTCCGGCTACTCACAGGAAGCTCTACGGCGTGCTGTTCGCTCTTGTTGTGATCCTGTTCGCAGCGTCCATTGCCGGTGCTGTACTTTTCATAGCGAACCTGCCGTTCCTGCCGGGCTTTGTAGTACTTCTCATTGAAGCATATTTCCTCAAGTCCACATTTGCCATACGTCGCCTTATTGAGGCAGGTATGGAGGTCAATGCCGAGCTGGTAAAGGGCGACCTGCCTTCTGCACGTCAGAAGCTGTCCATGTACGTCAGCAGGGACACTTCACAGTTAAGCGAAGGCCAGGTGTCTTCATCCGTGATAGAGACCTGCTCGGAGAACTTCGTGGACGGCATTTTGAGCCCGCTGTTCTACTATGCGATCCTTGGACCATACGGTCTCATAGGTGCATACATCTTCAAGGCAGTAAGCACCCTTGATTCAATGGTTGGCTACATGGATGAGAAACACAGGGACCTTGGTTACTTCTCAGCAAAGACCGATGATGTGCTCAACTGGATACCTGCACGTATCTGTGTTGTTTATATTACCATTGGATCCGTGCTTGCGGGAATGATCTCAAAAGGAAAGAAACTCGACCACGGTGGTGCTATCAAATGTGCTACCAGTGACTGTCGTTCCTGTTCATCCCCGAATTCCGGCTACCCGATGGCTTCTGTGGCAGGTGTACTTGGGGTACGTCTGGAAAAACCGAACACCTATGTTATTGGCAAGGATTTTTCCCTCCCTGTGGCAGAGGACATAAAACAGGCATCTGTGGTAATTGCTGCAGCCTCTATGCTTGCGGTATTTTCGTTTGCAGTGTTAATCTATATAATATCAGCTATAATCAACTACATCTAA
- a CDS encoding response regulator — translation MSNILVVEDNPMNMELTVVLLESWGHKVGQAEDGAQALDEVRKGNYDLILLDMQLPRMDGLEVLEHLLDDPETADIPVVALTAHSMTGDGRKYLDAGCTGYISKPINVPRFREQIDEYMNASA, via the coding sequence ATGAGTAATATCCTGGTGGTGGAAGATAATCCCATGAATATGGAATTGACCGTGGTCCTGCTGGAATCATGGGGCCATAAGGTGGGACAGGCAGAAGATGGGGCTCAGGCCCTTGATGAAGTAAGAAAGGGCAATTATGATCTCATACTTCTGGATATGCAGCTTCCACGCATGGATGGACTTGAGGTTCTGGAGCACCTGCTGGACGACCCGGAAACCGCTGATATACCTGTGGTGGCCCTGACAGCACATTCAATGACCGGTGATGGCCGAAAATATCTGGATGCCGGATGTACGGGATACATTTCCAAACCTATCAATGTTCCCCGGTTCAGAGAACAGATAGATGAATACATGAATGCTTCTGCTTAA
- a CDS encoding Lrp/AsnC family transcriptional regulator: MDEQTRNILEILEEDARIVPEEIAALTGMTVEEVEQKIEYLEKAKIIRQYKTIIDWELAGENYVYAIIELKVQLERKLGYQAIAERLYKFPEVRSVRLLSGEHDISITVRGNSMKQVAFFVAEKIATLDQVQSTATHFVLKTYKENGLILDEPDQVKRLAVSP; encoded by the coding sequence ATGGATGAGCAAACACGCAACATACTGGAGATCCTTGAAGAAGATGCAAGGATCGTACCAGAAGAGATCGCAGCACTCACCGGCATGACCGTTGAGGAAGTAGAACAGAAGATCGAATATCTTGAGAAAGCGAAGATCATTCGCCAGTACAAGACGATCATCGACTGGGAACTTGCAGGCGAGAACTACGTGTACGCCATCATTGAACTTAAGGTCCAGCTGGAACGGAAACTGGGATACCAGGCAATTGCCGAGAGGCTATACAAGTTCCCGGAAGTGCGCTCAGTAAGGCTGCTTTCCGGAGAACATGACATTTCTATAACAGTGCGCGGCAATTCCATGAAACAGGTCGCCTTTTTCGTAGCGGAGAAGATAGCGACCCTGGATCAGGTCCAGAGCACTGCCACCCACTTTGTTCTGAAGACCTACAAAGAGAACGGGCTGATCCTGGACGAACCAGACCAGGTCAAGAGACTTGCAGTCTCCCCATAA
- a CDS encoding RAD55 family ATPase yields MADEVAQERVSTGIRGLDEMLHGGFFKGTANVVSGKSGTGKTIFGTQFLLEGINKGETVMCIITSEESKSIVREMQSSFGWDLDAMVAEGKLVFVDITDPSLRLQKSVEIAPTELIKSFKKLVESKIEEVKPDRVFIDSIEAMFLAIESSYKLRTLIDDIFGIFRRRNVTALVTVGVMFDLDEMVEYGADSVVKLGREIIGSNLQRTIYVMKLRGSSTINEVRVLNISDAGMAVLAQSPYLEK; encoded by the coding sequence ATGGCTGACGAAGTAGCTCAAGAAAGGGTTAGCACTGGAATTCGTGGATTGGATGAAATGTTACATGGTGGATTTTTCAAAGGGACTGCCAATGTGGTCTCTGGTAAATCCGGTACCGGTAAGACGATCTTCGGAACCCAGTTTCTGCTGGAAGGTATCAACAAAGGCGAGACCGTGATGTGTATCATCACATCCGAGGAATCCAAGTCAATTGTGCGTGAAATGCAATCTTCTTTCGGATGGGATCTCGATGCAATGGTCGCAGAAGGCAAGCTTGTGTTTGTAGACATCACAGACCCAAGCCTTCGTCTCCAGAAGAGTGTGGAGATAGCTCCAACAGAGCTTATCAAGAGCTTCAAGAAACTTGTAGAGAGCAAGATCGAGGAAGTCAAACCCGACCGTGTCTTCATTGATTCCATTGAAGCAATGTTCCTCGCAATTGAGTCCAGCTACAAGCTGCGTACCTTGATCGACGATATCTTCGGCATCTTCAGAAGGCGCAATGTCACAGCTCTTGTGACAGTGGGTGTTATGTTCGATCTGGATGAGATGGTAGAATATGGTGCGGATTCCGTGGTCAAACTGGGCCGCGAGATTATTGGAAGCAACCTGCAGCGTACTATCTATGTAATGAAGCTCAGAGGATCCAGCACAATCAACGAAGTAAGGGTGCTCAACATCTCTGACGCCGGTATGGCTGTACTTGCACAGTCCCCATATCTTGAGAAATAA
- a CDS encoding AAA family ATPase: MVRSAQKTNQKRNREENIDPSDSTADIVILKPKGYPLSSMLDEYPEIEDPDIFEQYARKQWKGFMARKGEYLFDHRMYPDFAYKVIDVEPPESVIGMETTIIVNEDEKAPIAAESSTGITFEDVIGQTNARRKCKLIERFLEEPERFGKWAPRNVLFFGPSGTGKTMLAKALANKTEVPLLPIKATQLIGEFVGEGARQIHQLYDKAEEMQPCIIFIDELDAIALDRRFQELRGDVAEIVNALLTEMDGIVERQGVCTIGATNRVDSLDAAVRSRFEEEIEFILPDEQDRHRIIEQNISTFPLPAGDIDLQKLAKLTAGLSGRDIVEKVLKNALHQAIIDDREEVGQELFETAISRLVKKEDTGALNRLYI; encoded by the coding sequence ATAGTCAGATCTGCCCAGAAGACAAACCAAAAGCGAAACCGGGAAGAGAATATAGACCCATCGGATTCCACCGCAGATATAGTCATACTAAAACCGAAAGGATATCCACTTAGCAGCATGCTTGACGAGTATCCGGAGATCGAGGACCCAGATATCTTCGAACAGTATGCAAGAAAGCAATGGAAGGGATTCATGGCTCGCAAAGGCGAGTATCTTTTCGACCACCGGATGTATCCTGACTTTGCCTACAAAGTTATCGATGTAGAACCACCGGAGTCGGTCATCGGAATGGAAACGACCATAATCGTCAATGAAGATGAAAAGGCCCCCATCGCAGCTGAATCCTCCACAGGCATTACATTTGAGGACGTCATCGGGCAGACTAATGCACGCCGCAAATGCAAGCTGATCGAACGATTCCTTGAAGAACCGGAAAGGTTTGGCAAATGGGCACCACGCAATGTGCTGTTCTTCGGGCCATCGGGGACCGGAAAGACGATGCTTGCAAAGGCCCTTGCGAACAAGACAGAAGTACCGCTTCTACCCATAAAGGCCACACAGCTCATTGGAGAGTTCGTAGGAGAGGGCGCACGCCAGATCCACCAGCTTTATGACAAAGCTGAAGAGATGCAGCCATGCATAATCTTCATCGATGAGCTGGATGCCATCGCCCTGGACAGGAGATTCCAGGAGCTCAGGGGAGATGTTGCAGAGATCGTGAATGCACTCCTTACCGAGATGGACGGTATCGTGGAGCGCCAGGGAGTCTGCACAATCGGAGCTACCAACCGTGTGGACAGCCTTGATGCTGCTGTAAGAAGCCGTTTCGAGGAAGAGATCGAGTTCATATTACCTGATGAGCAGGACCGCCACAGGATAATCGAACAGAACATCAGTACATTCCCGCTTCCTGCCGGAGACATCGACCTTCAAAAACTCGCAAAGCTCACAGCAGGACTCTCAGGAAGGGATATCGTGGAAAAAGTACTCAAGAACGCGCTCCACCAGGCGATAATAGATGACAGGGAAGAGGTCGGGCAGGAACTCTTCGAGACTGCAATATCCAGACTGGTGAAAAAAGAAGACACCGGTGCACTGAATCGACTTTATATATGA
- a CDS encoding NTP transferase domain-containing protein, with amino-acid sequence MDAVIMAGGQGLRLGMGEKPCVELLGKPLISYVIDSLEKASHIDRILVAVSPSTPDTEEFVNEGYGEHVQVVNTAGDNYVGDMVYAVESSGIAEPVMIIMSDLPLVTPELLDSIIDAYEVCDKSSMSVFIPLSLCSEVGIRPDTVFNWSGQLIVPAGINILDGNYINEEQEYHNYLLEDPEIALNINTAEDLKRCENILKKR; translated from the coding sequence TTGGACGCTGTTATAATGGCAGGTGGGCAGGGGCTTCGACTCGGCATGGGCGAGAAACCATGCGTCGAACTTCTTGGAAAGCCTCTCATAAGCTATGTGATCGATTCGCTGGAAAAAGCGTCTCATATTGATCGCATACTTGTAGCTGTATCTCCTTCAACACCTGATACTGAAGAGTTTGTAAATGAAGGGTATGGTGAGCATGTGCAGGTTGTCAATACTGCAGGTGACAACTATGTGGGAGACATGGTCTATGCGGTGGAGAGCTCCGGCATAGCTGAGCCTGTCATGATCATAATGTCTGATCTTCCTCTTGTGACACCGGAACTTCTTGATTCTATCATAGATGCATACGAGGTATGCGATAAGTCTTCCATGTCAGTGTTCATCCCTCTTTCTCTTTGCAGTGAGGTTGGTATCAGGCCGGATACGGTCTTCAACTGGAGTGGGCAGCTGATCGTTCCTGCGGGGATCAACATCCTTGATGGAAACTATATCAATGAAGAACAGGAATATCATAATTATCTGCTGGAAGATCCGGAGATCGCTCTGAACATAAATACTGCAGAGGATCTGAAGCGGTGTGAAAATATTCTTAAAAAAAGATGA